The Bradyrhizobium oligotrophicum S58 genome contains the following window.
GGCTTGTCGCCGAAATTGCCGATGCGGATGCACGTCACCTTCAGCCCGTGCTTGTCGGCATAGAGCGAGCCGAGGGCCTCGCCGAACACCTTGCTGACGCCGTAGCGGCCGTCGGGGCGCGGCTGCACGTCGTTGTCGATCTTGCGGTGGCGCGGATAAAAACCCACCGCATGGTTCGACGATGCGAACACGATGCGCTTGACGCGCTTGCGGCGGGCCGCCTCAAAAAGGTTGTACCCGCCGATGATGTTGGCCTGCAGGATGTCGTTCCACGAGCCCTCGACCGAATAGCCGCCGAAATGGATGATGCCGTCGACGCCCTCGCACAGCGCCTCCACCTGGGCGAGGTCGGCAAGATCGGCCGCCTTGAACGTCTCCTGGCTGGACAGATCCGCCGGCGCCCTGAGGTCGCTGAGCAGCAGGTCCGGATAGATTGGCGGCAGCAGCTTCCGCAAGGAAGTGCCGATCCCACCGCTCGCACCGGTCATCAAGATACGTGGCATTTCATCCCTCGTGTTCGGCCCGCAGGTTTGCGGTCGTTGAGCTCCAATGATAGCAGAGATCGCAAACGCGCAATAACGGGACCAGCAAAATGCCCGACGGAAACGCTCAAGGCTTTCATCCTGCCACCTTCTACCCCGATCCGGCGATCCAGGCGCTCGACCCGCGCTTCGAAAAGTACTGGCTCAAACTGTCGGCCGTCGAACGGCTGGCGACGGGACTGCGGTGGGCCGAGGGTCCGGTGTGGTTCGGCGACGGGCGCTACCTGCTGTGCAGCGACATCCCCAACCAGCGCATCCTCAAATGGGAGGAGGAGACCGGGGCCGTCTCGGTGTTCCGCAAGCCGTCGAATTTCGCCAACGGCAATACTAGGGATCGCCAGGGCCGGCTCGTCACCTGCGAGCATGGCGGCCGCCGCGTCACCCGCACCGAGTATGACGGGTCGATCACGGTGCTGATGGACTCCTTCGAGGGCAAGCGGTTGAACTCGCCGAACGATGTGGTCGTCAAATCTGACGGATCGATCTGGTTCACCGATCCG
Protein-coding sequences here:
- a CDS encoding NAD-dependent epimerase/dehydratase family protein; translated protein: MPRILMTGASGGIGTSLRKLLPPIYPDLLLSDLRAPADLSSQETFKAADLADLAQVEALCEGVDGIIHFGGYSVEGSWNDILQANIIGGYNLFEAARRKRVKRIVFASSNHAVGFYPRHRKIDNDVQPRPDGRYGVSKVFGEALGSLYADKHGLKVTCIRIGNFGDKPLDRRRLSIWLKPEDLVQLCRIGLEHPDIYFEVLYGASLNERAWWDNQRAYDLGYRPTGRAEDFREHAFAEQAKLPADPIGDYFQGGAFCSTEFDGDTSRIIDWG